The Streptomyces sp. M92 nucleotide sequence GACCGCGGGTTCCGTCTCGCCGGCCAGGTCCAGCAGCCGGTCGGGGTCCTTCGGCAGCCCCAGGCGCTCCGCGCCCTGAAGGGCCTTGCGGTCCAGGTAGGGCGCCGCCTCGGGCCAGACCCGCTGGGCCTCGCGCAGGAAGATGTCCGCGCCGGTCGGTCCCACCCCGGGGAACTCCTGGAGCAGCCGTCGCGCCTCGCGGACCTCGCCGTCCGCCTCCTCCCGCAGTCGGCGCAGGTCCCCGCCCCACCGCTCGGTCAGCAGTTCCGCGGCCTCGCCGAGCTGCGTGGCGGTGCGCTCGTCGTAACGCCGGTAGCCGCCCCGGCCGAGCGCGTCCACCCGTTCCTGCCAGTCGGCGCCGGCCATGCGGCGGGGGTCGCTCAGCCCGGCTTCCTGGAGGGCGCGGGCGGTGGCCACGGCGACCGAGCCGCGGATGCGGGCGCTGAGCAGGTGGGCGAGGACCAGCAGCCGGTACAGCGGCTGCGGGGTGTCCTTCAGCGAGATTCCCGCCTCCTCCGCGTACGTCTGCCCGTGCGCGTCGACCAGTTCCCGTACGACGCGTTCCTGGTCCCGGCCCACGGCTACGGCTTCAGGGGGTCGTGCCCGACCGTCATGAGGCGGTGCCTGAGGCGGCTGTCGTCGGCCTGCGGCTCGTTCTCCAGGTCGGTCTGCGACGTCACGGTGTCCACCACCTTGCGCATCGCGCGCAGATCGTCCTCGGTCAGGTCCGTGCGCCGTTTCTGCAGGATCGCCAGCACGTGCTGCCCGAGCGGCGGCCCGGCGTCGTCCGGCAGCGGCTCGGTCAGCTCGCCGGAGTCACGCACCCGGAGCCAGTCCGCGAGCTCCGCGGAGGTCATGTTCACCACGCGGTGGAAGTCTTCCCACAGCGCGTCGAGTTCGAGGGCGTCGGCCATGAGGTGCCCCTCCGTCGGTCGTGGTGCCTGCGTACGCGGCGCGGGTGCCCATCGGGCAACGGGGCAAACGCCCCGGTGGGCAGCTTGCGGCGCCCCCCGGCCCCCTCGGCCGCCCGGCCGCTCAGCGGGCGAGCACGCCGTCCAGGAAGCGCGTGACGTCCGCGAAGACCTCGGCCCGGTTCGTCTCGTTGAACAGCTCGTGCCGGGCGCCGGGGTAGATCCGCTCGGTGAGGCCGCCGCCGCCGAGCGCCTCGACGCCGGGACGGCTGCCGGGCAGCGGCACCAGCCGGTCGTCGTCGCCGTGCACCCACAGCACGGGCAGCGGGCCGACGTCCCCGCCCTTGGCCACGGTGTCCAGGGTCCGTAGGAACGCCTCGGCCGTCGGCCGCTTCATCGGCCCGTGCCAGACCAGCGGGTCCGCCGCGTACGCCGCGCCGACCGCCGGGTCCCGGGAGAGGGCGGACGGGCTGATCGGCTTGTCGGGGATCTCGTCCAGGGCGAGCAGGGTGCGCGGCAGCTCCCAGTCGCCGATGACCGGCCCGGACAGCACCAGCGCGGTCAGCTCGCCGGGGTGGCGCTGGGCGTAGCGGGAGGCGATCAGGCCGCCCATCGAGTGCCCGACCATGACCACCGGCAGCTCCGGGTGGTCGGCCCGGGCCCGTTCCGCCAGGGTGCGCACGTCGGTGACCACGTCCTCGAAGTCCTCGATCAGCACCCGTTCCCCGTCCGAGCGACCGTGGCCGAGGTGGTCGACGCCGTACACGGCCGCCCCGTGCCGCGTCAGTACGCCGGCCACTTCCCCGTAGCGGCCGGTGTGCTCGCCGTAGCCGTGGACCAGCAGGGCCACGTACGCGGGTCGTCCGGCGGGCCACTCTCGGGCGGTGAGCCGTCCCCGCGTTCCGGCCAGGTCGTGCTCGCGGACCTCGGTCATGTCTCCTCCGGCTGCGTCGGTGACGGTCACGGGGGATCTTCCCAGGGAGGCGTCCGGCGGTCTATAGTCCAAAACTAGCAGTGCTAATTAAGTCGTACCTGTCGGTCCGCCTCGCGGCGGCCCAGCGACGGTCAGGAGTCCCCCGTGCGTCCCGTCCACTTCGCGGCCGCCCGCCGCACCCCGATCGGCAAGCTCCGCGGCGCCCTGTCCACCGTGCGCCCCGACGACCTCGCCGCCGCCGTGATCCGGGGCCTGGTCGCCGACGTCCCAGCCCTCGACCCCGCCCGCGTCGACGACGTCTACTGGGGCGCCGCCAACCAGGCCGGCGAGGACAACCGCAA carries:
- a CDS encoding endonuclease, which gives rise to MGRDQERVVRELVDAHGQTYAEEAGISLKDTPQPLYRLLVLAHLLSARIRGSVAVATARALQEAGLSDPRRMAGADWQERVDALGRGGYRRYDERTATQLGEAAELLTERWGGDLRRLREEADGEVREARRLLQEFPGVGPTGADIFLREAQRVWPEAAPYLDRKALQGAERLGLPKDPDRLLDLAGETEPAVLAAALVRASVDKDVAEDTLDRVG
- a CDS encoding DUF3140 domain-containing protein codes for the protein MADALELDALWEDFHRVVNMTSAELADWLRVRDSGELTEPLPDDAGPPLGQHVLAILQKRRTDLTEDDLRAMRKVVDTVTSQTDLENEPQADDSRLRHRLMTVGHDPLKP
- a CDS encoding alpha/beta hydrolase; this translates as MTEVREHDLAGTRGRLTAREWPAGRPAYVALLVHGYGEHTGRYGEVAGVLTRHGAAVYGVDHLGHGRSDGERVLIEDFEDVVTDVRTLAERARADHPELPVVMVGHSMGGLIASRYAQRHPGELTALVLSGPVIGDWELPRTLLALDEIPDKPISPSALSRDPAVGAAYAADPLVWHGPMKRPTAEAFLRTLDTVAKGGDVGPLPVLWVHGDDDRLVPLPGSRPGVEALGGGGLTERIYPGARHELFNETNRAEVFADVTRFLDGVLAR